The genome window GTGACTGgatgactggattttttttttcttttttaaatttcacgCAGCACTGAAGTGCGCTGTGATGCAGCGGCAGACTGAAGAGACGAACATTTCCGCTGTGCATGTAATTAGTTATTTgtgttgattatttattttattttaatgttttatttccagGGGCAGTGCACAGTGAACCTGTAAGGACCCAGTTAACCCGAGAGCCTAATTTTCATCTGATTTCTCCAGATGTTAAAAGACATCAAAGTAGAATaagataacaaaataaatacttttgcaCTAGAGTTATGATGTAAAGGTCCTTCTCCTTTTTATTCTGTGGATTAGCAAGAGGCTGTCGCATGTGTGTGACACCTAAAGAATAAACCaataagtgaaaacaaaaaatacacaaatactaACCATTTacaaataatgcaaataattcTCAGTCTCCAGGCGACCGCCCCCCCTGCTGCCCTCCTGGTTGAAAATCGCACGTTAAAGTGCCctctttttttggttgaaaacgcTGCGTTAAAATGCCCTCCCAATTAAAAATGCCGCACTAAagtgccctcttggttgaaaacgcTGTACCCCTAGTGCTctcttggttgaaaatgccATGCTAAAGTGCCCTCTGGttgaaaatgctgctgctgctgtgtatttggTCACAGTAGAGTTGCAATTCAAGAGGTTTTTTTGCACCTGTATTTTCACATAGCCCTAGACCTATAGGTCGGAGCACCACTGTTATTCTATCTAGcttgattttgctttcaaaaggcACCCGATTGATGTatttaaatgtacaattttcaaaaattttctcCCGGGGGAGCATGCCCCCCGAACCCCCCTACGGAGAGtgcccttttttcattttcgccCCTGTCCTTCAAAAATCCTGTGCACGCCACTGATCCCATCACAGCAAAGTAGAAACTTGGGAATTTCCCCGTTATACACACCGATTAATGTGGTCACTCACGTGCATTCAGCATGTAAGTGGGAAATTTCCGAGAGCACGTGAAGGCAGCCCGAGTCACGCGTTGTTTGCCTCCACtggccttgatttttttttaccacccgCATTCCGTGAACACCCGCCCTATTCTGCTCCTGGTTGACTAATGCTCGCTGCCATTCGTTACCTCCGTTGGTGAGATTGATTAAACCTGGGGTTGGAGGTGGGGCTAGGATTAagattagccaatcagaggtaGAGCAGGGGCGGGTCTTTGCGGAATGCgggtgggtaaaaaaaaaacgccgTCAACTGCCCGTCTCCAGCAGATTGCAAATATGGCGGGGGAAGGGGAGTCGCTGGAGTCCTGGCTTAGTAAGTACACGTTCAAAGTGCTTTTAACGGGATTTCCTCCTACAGTGCGTAGTTACGTCTTTGCAGTACAACCGCAGGTGTCTGAAATGCCGCTTGTACCAACATGACAACACTGTCTGCGCAAAATATGCCGCTTTTCTGCAGTGTTGTTGAGAAACTGGCTGCCGCTGTGGCTAGCATGTCAGAGCGTCTTGCTTACTGATGGATGAAGACAAAATCAACAGTGATGGTTTGGTTTACTTATTAGTTTGGGTCGGCAGCTTGCAGTACAAGTCTGCAGGTAGCTGCAACAAGATGaccacattttctttctttctttttcttttctttctttctttttttgtttttgttttacgcACAAGCTTGTATTTTGCCAGCCGCCTGTCAGGCACCTGTCTCCCCTTTACCTGTCAGCGTTAAATAGTTAAAGTAGAAACTAGatttacaacaataacaaactgGTTTAGCTGGTTCAGTTTAGGCAACCCGCCTGCaggctttgaaaaatgtagatGAACCACTGTAGAAGCCAATGAGAAGAGAAAAGTTGTATAGTATTTGTCTGGGAATAAGCCTTGCTGATGAAATACATGCATTACAAAGCATCTGCCCAGCCTTcattgcctgtttttttttttctggggcaGGATAGCTTGTTCTTCAGCAACAAATCTATGTCTAGTCTTGAAATAACCCTGTGCAGCTGAATACTGATGACACCCTGTATCTTTTCCTTGTCCAGACAAAGCCACCAACCCCTCCAACAGACAGGAAGACTGGGAATATATTCTAGGATTCTGTGACCAAATCAATAAGGAACTAGAGGGGTATGGTCTTGTTCACTTAATCTCTCACATAACCTTAGATCGCATTTATCTAATGTTACCTCCTCCATGTTCCCGTTGTGGTAAAGCAATAGAATAAAGCTCTGCgttattgtttttcttgtgctAATGagtttgtaatagattttttccccttccatCATGTGTTTTTCAGGCCACAGATATCCGTCAGATTGTTGGCTCACAAGATTCAGTCCCCTCAGGAATGGGAGGCGATACAAGCTTTGACAGTGTGTAGCTTAACCTTTTCATGGCATTTCCCACTCTGGCGGCTTTGACAGTAACCTTGTTGTGCAGCTGACATCGGTTTATCTCATCCCCTTTTCCTTTCACAGGTTCTCGAGGCGTGCATGAAGAACTGTGGGAGGCGGTTTCATAATGAAGTTGGAAAATTTAggtttttaaatgaattaatcaaAGTGGTTTCACCCAAAGTAAGTATCGTGGCGGTTATAAGCCTTCTACTGGAGATGTGTCCCCTTGAGATGCAACCTTGTGGTTATGAAAGCTGtgcatctgcttttttttcagtACTTGGGAGACAAAGTGTCCGAGAGAGTAAAGGCGAAAGTGATCGAGATGCTGTACAGCTGGACAGTGTCGCTGCCAGATGAGGCAAAGATCTTTGAAGCTTATCAGATGCTGAAGACGCAGGGTAAGATCCCATAGAGTGAAAACATGCTACAGTATGCCTATTAGACATTATAAACACAGCATGACAGCTCTGTGGTGACATCAAAAATAAAGTACACCATAAAGCTGTCTGTCACTGCTGTGCTCGAGACTGTTTTGATGTACTTGTGTTGTCTTGCAGGCCTAATGATGTTATTTTTGGACCACAGAAGCTGACTGGAGTTATTTTTATTCGCAGGTATTGTCTCAGTTGACCCAGAAATCCCTCTTGACAATACACTAATACCATCTCCGCCACCACGCCCCAAGAACCCTGTGTTTGACAATGAGGAGAAGAGCAGGGTAAGAGGAAGAATTTATGGGTGCGATGGCTTGAACACTGTACACGTGCTTAAATACATGCACAcgtgctttattttttcatgttcacGCAGCTCcttaaaagaaaacagtgagatgatgcgtatttttttttttatccaacatCGATCACCCATTCCTTTCATGTGTGACAGCATTTAACAAATTTTCCAGCTAATACTGCATGCTAAAAATTCTCCCCGCACTCTGTAGATGAGTCAGTTTTAGAGGATCacgagagagagaagatgtATCTTTCTGTCTGTCGTCATGGTCCAAGGGCTTTGCGTTCCACATAAGTAAAGGTCATTTTAGGGATGCGTGCACAACTTTGAAAGCGCTCTTGTGACTTCAGCAGATAGATGATTGATTTCTGGTTTCATCCCACTTGCGCCCAGATTCTGGCACAGTCTGACCAAAACAGTTCATGACAGCATGTTTACTTTGTGCTGCTTCACGTTGATCTATGaatgaagtttgtttttccaaGGTCTGGGAGTTGAGTATGGCTGGGCTGCCTGTGGCCGGGTGATCTGTGGGAAACAGCGACTGACTGATTTCTGCCCTCTTTCCACAGAGATTAGCAGAGTTACTGAAGAGCAAAAAGCCAGAGGATCTGCAAGAGGCCAACCGGCTTATCAAGAACATGGTCAAAGAGGTTAGTCTGCATGAGtggcaaaagaaaaatgccataACCTAGATAACTGTCACGTGCACTTCCACTTGCGTTCAAGTGTGGAATCACTGagaattttttgtgttttgaaaaaaattgaaGCGTTGATTCACCAAGGAATcattaagttttattttatttctacttttttaatcatttaaattctcatttcttatttgttttttttctggtcttaattattttgttttatgatcttgttttatttaagtATTTTGCACACTATCCACATAGTTTATGCAGCTGCAACTTCTGTGGTAGCCCACACTCTGAAGGACATTGTGCTTCCACCTGGAATGAAATGTTCTATATAAGTTaagttttgtttgcttgctaaactgataaaaaaaaaaacaagcaaacaaacaaaaaaaaaaaaccaaaaacaaagccAGTATAGTGATAATGTtacaaatcacttttttttttttttttttagctcagtCTTTACATGAGATTGCAAAGCCCCATTTTCAGCAGCCATTACTCCAGTGCCCTGTGAATATAGTGCAAAAGATAACAATTAATACTGCAGCAACTGAAacatactgtttttttatgattcatAAACTAACACAATTGTTCTCAGGTCCACTTAATATAATGGGAATGGTTGAAAGCTGCTGCAGCCTTCAAATACCTTTTAGAAGTCAAAATTAGAGGTAGATTATTGTTTACAAAGTGATATTCACACCGTTCCTCTCTTCTCAGTACAAAGCGTTTATTTATATAGGCAATCAAGTTTGAGCATTCCCAATGTGAGCTGCAAGTCAGGATCAGCAGCCGTGTAATAAGGTACTTGTCGGCCTCAAGGTGTAAAAGTcagatgctgtttttgttccagGACGAGGTGAGAATACAAAGGGTGACGAAGCAAAAAAGCACGCTGGAGGAAGTCAACAACAGCGTCAAACTCCTCAACGAGATGCTGACTCACTTCAGCCCCGAAGACTCCACCGACGGAGACAAAGAGCTCATTAGGGTTCGTCTTCCATCAGATCTGACACCAGTGACCTTTTGAaatgaattcatttattcatatattttttgacTCTAATTGGCCTTTTTTGTGGCATTGTTACCAAAATCAAAACCCTACCCATACAAACTCTGGGCAGTCTGAGGCAAGTCACTACTGCTGGATTAAAACTTGCAGGAATCAGAAAAGAACAGATTAATTTGAAACTGGCACAAATCCTTTATTGGATTTTAGATAGGGTTTCACAAGTCCTCCACTCTTGAAATTTTCTTTGCAAGTAGTCAAAACAATTTAGCTGAGTTCTCAAAGTAATTGAACAGATTTCATTTAATAACTGAAGTGAGGGTAATTTTCATGCAGAGGCAGAACGGCTCCTTTGCAGATGCTTGCCAACAACATAATGAAGTGACATCTGCCACTCTTTTCCAAATAGTTGTTATGTGTGGAAGCGCTTCAGATGTGAATAttcacagtctttttttttctttctttttctccaggaGTTATACAGTGACTGTGACAAACTCAGGCGCTCTGTATTTCAGCTCGCTACTGAAACTGAGGACAATGACAGCAGCTTGGGTAAGAAACCAACATAACAAGCATAACAAGCATCAGTCATGATTTATGGAGCTCATGTGCTGGCACGGATCCTTTGTCTAGACCACAAGAATATTagacttgtttttttacacGCCTATCACAAGCAACAGATATGTTCTCATTTTAATCTATGCAGCTGTTTGCCCTGGCTCGCATCTCTCAGCTGTGTCTCACAGGCGCAACCATGAcctcaagttttttttgtttttttttaaatcatggaaCCAGCTTTCTTCTGTAAACTTGAGTCAAAAAAAGTTTCTAGTCCCAGAGCAGATTCCATGGTTGCTAAAATGTGCTTTGATTGTGAAGGAAACATGATTGATTTGTTGTTGTCTAGATCTTAATGTTTTATAGACCTGATCCCAGTGTAACCCTTGACCCTTAACACACTCGGCAGGAGACATCCTGCAGGCCAGTGATGACCTTTCCCGAGTCATCAACTCCTACAAGAAGATTGTGGAGGGACAGACTGTCAATGGAGAGCGAGAAGAATCACTAACACCATCATCAACCAAACAAGGTAAACATTACTGCACCACTGTTTACAACTGTGTATTGCAATTTAATGTTTACATCATTAATAATTGTATAGTTTAGAGAAATTGAggtttcattgtttcattgtcCAAATCCTCTGAAAGTCTTGATGGGTGAATGctgagcatgcacacatgtgacagaaaagttttgtgtttttcattaacAAATTCTGTGATAAATATCAGTGGTAATGGATTCATTTTAGAAATAATGGCCAAGTGAATTTGCAGCCAAAAACTGATTCTGAAATTTGTTCTGCACAATTGCCCTGAAATGTAACACACAACGTTGCACTTCAGCACCAGTCACACATTACGGTTTTGATTCCATTAGTTAGTGCATTAGAATATCACAGATTGCATgtcttcagttttgtttttggaccaCATAATATTTGGCTGACATAAAGTGACAcaaaagaaaattaacaaaattgcTGTAATTGCTCCATTTACggtcacaaaatatttttccttCAGCCCAGCTGCTAGAAACCTCATCTAATTcacatttgactttttgcagcatttcattAGATTGCTTAAAAGTTGCTTGACAGTTGGATGGCGTTGCCTGtctgaaaatgaatgcatcTTCATTCTTTCATGtgtccctctcgctctctgtgtcTCGCCAAAGCCTcgagcagcagcacaaagcagTCAGAGATCCTGATTGACCTTGCCGGTTTGGATGTGCAGAGCCCTTCTGGACCAGAGCAGCCTCCCCCAgcatcttctctctccatccctgctGATCTTCTCTATGGGGCTGCTACTTCCCATAACCCTCCACCCGCCAGCACCAGCACACCCTCCACAGCACTCGATCTTCTAGATGGAGAACTGTTATCCTTAGGTAACACATCCAAAATTATAGTTgtattgtaaatgtaaaaaatatataagttATACtcagggctgggcgatatggacagaATCAATCAacttatcacaatatttttgaccaaatacctcaatattgatactgTGGTGATACTGTGGGTATGACTATTGGCGTTTCATAGACAGAATGAGATTTTTAGTAAATAATAATCAGTAATGCACATAAAATAACTAAGTGGCAAATAATAGCACAGCAAGAACAGTCTGGTTAGTTCACCTGACTGTAATTCAGACCaggaaagacaacacttataCCATATCACCTTAGTACGATatcaaaatcccagacaatatctagcctcatatcatgatattgataaaaTATCACTATATTGCCCAGCCATAGTTGTAATGTTTATGTCTTTCATGACAGCAATGGATATTCACGAACTGACTTGAGAGTTTGTTAGCTACTACTTTTTCTGTCCAGTGATAATATTTTGTAACTGGTTGAGAGGAAAGCAGGAATATTTGTGTTTACTTTCAGGCTTTGATGATCCTGTTCCTGTTTCAACTAAATTAACCATACCAGAACATGAAAACCTGAATGATCATTTGACATCTTTACAGGTTTGCACATTATTTGTACAATAATTAATTAACACTACTGTGAGCTTTTTGTTCCAGTAATGGTAATGActttcatcatcatttattcTAGGATTCCAGTCAGGATATGGACTTTTTCGGCACCACTTCGCTTCCTACGCCCGCATTCTCTACTTCTTCACTCCTCACAGATGTCCTCTCCGTGACAGCAGCCCCAGTTAGCCTGTCCCTGTCTTCCACAACAGCCCCCGCCTTTCCTGGCCCTGTCTTCTCCACACCTGCTGTTTCCACACAATCTGTCTCAACGGCATCAGTCATAGGCCCACAGATGTCCCACAATGCAGTCTCCACCACCACAGCCccagctgctctgcctcagTCATATCCCCCAACCTCCTCAGCCTCGTCCTCTCTGTCCTTTGCTGCTCCCTCAGTCGCCCCCATCATTCCAACACAGTTCACCAATGCAGCTTCCTTTCATCCCAGTGGTGCTGTCCAGTCTGCATCTCTTAGTCACAGTTTGCAGGACCTTGCCATGTTGGATCTGGGCAGCCCAACAAAGTGAGTAATATTTTAGTTTGGTAAAGTTTGCCCGCAGTGAAACTAAAAGATGCACAGTATCCTTATTGCTGCAAATTGTTTTTTGACTAAATTTCAGATTTGGCAATGACAGGCACATTTGTGCAATCCCAGTGGAGACATATTAGATGCTTtacaatatttatttacttgttacTCACTGGGACTCCATTATTTGTACGAAATAACATGCATTTTATCAACATGCTCAGTTTTTAAACCACTCTAAATAGTTTTTAAAACACTTTGGTCCACTGTTGACATTTCAAGTGCATCACAGCCAGATGGCTAATGGATGCACTGGACCTCTATTAGGTCCTCATACCAAGTgatatttatgtggccccacaGCCACTGTAACCAAGCAACACTGTTCAGAGTACATTATAAAATGCTGTTTAGAGCTTTGGAACATTATCAAATGTCAAGCCAAAGCATGACTGTCTGATCTCGGTGTAATCAAAATGCAAAGACTGGGACTGACTCTTTTAAAGAAGGCTTGCTCAGCATCCAGTGGCCAGTTGATCAAATGTCAAGAGGCCGAGATgaagttttgcatttttatgaagACAAGTGCTGTACGATCCCACTCATAATTGTCAAAAAATGATTGTGTATTGTTCAGTTTTGAAACCTGGATTCATGGTTGATTAAATCCTGTATTTGCCATTTGTTTTGCTTGCTATACATTTTTTCCTACAGGTTTATATACAGTTTtcactgtgtctgtgtaaacacttctcaggatttttttaaaacgtTTTCTTAATCTCTAATTATCCACATAGTACGCCTGGTGTGATGGACCTCGGAAGTTTGCTGGGCCTGGGTGAGGGTCTGgctgctactgctgctcttTCTTCCAGTCCCGTTGTTCCCTCCTCCACATCCCTCCCTCTGCACCTGGGAGGGATGCCAGCAGGGTCCGGCCCCCCACCTGTGACCACTCAGGCAGATGACAGCCCTCTGCTACGCTCACTGTCCCCAGTTCTCCCTCTGAGCCAGGCCAGTCCAGCCAGGACACAAGAGGTCTCGCTGGCCAACGTCTTTGTCCCTCTGGAAACCATCAAGCCAAG of Myripristis murdjan chromosome 1, fMyrMur1.1, whole genome shotgun sequence contains these proteins:
- the gga3a gene encoding ADP-ribosylation factor-binding protein GGA3a isoform X2, producing MAGEGESLESWLNKATNPSNRQEDWEYILGFCDQINKELEGPQISVRLLAHKIQSPQEWEAIQALTVLEACMKNCGRRFHNEVGKFRFLNELIKVVSPKYLGDKVSERVKAKVIEMLYSWTVSLPDEAKIFEAYQMLKTQGIVSVDPEIPLDNTLIPSPPPRPKNPVFDNEEKSRRLAELLKSKKPEDLQEANRLIKNMVKEDEVRIQRVTKQKSTLEEVNNSVKLLNEMLTHFSPEDSTDGDKELIRELYSDCDKLRRSVFQLATETEDNDSSLGDILQASDDLSRVINSYKKIVEGQTVNGEREESLTPSSTKQASSSSTKQSEILIDLAGLDVQSPSGPEQPPPASSLSIPADLLYGAATSHNPPPASTSTPSTALDLLDGELLSLGFDDPVPVSTKLTIPEHENLNDHLTSLQDSSQDMDFFGTTSLPTPAFSTSSLLTDVLSVTAAPVSLSLSSTTAPAFPGPVFSTPAVSTQSVSTASVIGPQMSHNAVSTTTAPAALPQSYPPTSSASSSLSFAAPSVAPIIPTQFTNAASFHPSGAVQSASLSHSLQDLAMLDLGSPTNTPGVMDLGSLLGLGEGLAATAALSSSPVVPSSTSLPLHLGGMPAGSGPPPVTTQADDSPLLRSLSPVLPLSQASPARTQEVSLANVFVPLETIKPSKLCPVTAYDKDGVRVLLHFATDCPPGRPDVLVMVASMLNTAPLPVRNVVLQAAVPKSMKVRLQPPSGIELAPFNPILPPAAITQVMLLANPLKEKVRMRYKLTFTLGEQPYTEVGEVDHFPPAERWGAL
- the gga3a gene encoding ADP-ribosylation factor-binding protein GGA3a isoform X1, which encodes MDEDKINSDGLVYLLVWVGSLQYKSADKATNPSNRQEDWEYILGFCDQINKELEGPQISVRLLAHKIQSPQEWEAIQALTVLEACMKNCGRRFHNEVGKFRFLNELIKVVSPKYLGDKVSERVKAKVIEMLYSWTVSLPDEAKIFEAYQMLKTQGIVSVDPEIPLDNTLIPSPPPRPKNPVFDNEEKSRRLAELLKSKKPEDLQEANRLIKNMVKEDEVRIQRVTKQKSTLEEVNNSVKLLNEMLTHFSPEDSTDGDKELIRELYSDCDKLRRSVFQLATETEDNDSSLGDILQASDDLSRVINSYKKIVEGQTVNGEREESLTPSSTKQASSSSTKQSEILIDLAGLDVQSPSGPEQPPPASSLSIPADLLYGAATSHNPPPASTSTPSTALDLLDGELLSLGFDDPVPVSTKLTIPEHENLNDHLTSLQDSSQDMDFFGTTSLPTPAFSTSSLLTDVLSVTAAPVSLSLSSTTAPAFPGPVFSTPAVSTQSVSTASVIGPQMSHNAVSTTTAPAALPQSYPPTSSASSSLSFAAPSVAPIIPTQFTNAASFHPSGAVQSASLSHSLQDLAMLDLGSPTNTPGVMDLGSLLGLGEGLAATAALSSSPVVPSSTSLPLHLGGMPAGSGPPPVTTQADDSPLLRSLSPVLPLSQASPARTQEVSLANVFVPLETIKPSKLCPVTAYDKDGVRVLLHFATDCPPGRPDVLVMVASMLNTAPLPVRNVVLQAAVPKSMKVRLQPPSGIELAPFNPILPPAAITQVMLLANPLKEKVRMRYKLTFTLGEQPYTEVGEVDHFPPAERWGAL